A genomic segment from Paramixta manurensis encodes:
- the focA gene encoding formate transporter FocA — MKTDNLFDLLLPAAMAKVAEDAGVYKATKHPLTTFFLAITAGVFISIAFVFYITATTGTGTVPYGLAKLIGGICFSLGLMLVVVCGADLFTSTVLTVVAKASGRITWGQLAKNWLNVYVGNLIGALFFVALIWFSGEYMVDNGAWGMNVLQTADHKMHHTFLEAVCLGTLANLMVCLAVWMSYSGRSLTDKMLAMVLPVGMFVASGFEHSIANMFMIPMGIVVRDFASPEFWHLTGASAAQFPALTVSNFITANLIPVTIGNIIGGGLLVGLTYWVIYLRGSDEVKH; from the coding sequence GTGAAAACTGACAACCTTTTTGATCTTTTATTACCGGCAGCAATGGCCAAAGTGGCAGAAGATGCTGGTGTCTACAAAGCAACAAAACATCCTCTCACAACGTTCTTTTTAGCTATTACGGCTGGCGTTTTTATTTCCATCGCGTTTGTTTTCTATATTACCGCCACGACCGGTACGGGCACCGTTCCTTACGGGTTAGCAAAATTGATCGGCGGTATTTGTTTCTCCCTTGGTTTAATGCTGGTGGTGGTTTGCGGCGCGGATTTATTTACGTCGACCGTGTTAACCGTGGTAGCAAAAGCCAGCGGGCGCATTACATGGGGCCAACTAGCCAAAAACTGGCTTAACGTCTACGTAGGGAACCTAATTGGCGCGTTATTTTTTGTCGCGCTAATTTGGTTCTCCGGCGAGTATATGGTTGATAATGGCGCGTGGGGCATGAATGTGCTGCAAACCGCCGACCACAAAATGCACCATACATTCCTTGAAGCCGTTTGCCTCGGCACACTGGCAAACTTGATGGTGTGTTTAGCCGTTTGGATGAGTTACTCAGGCCGCAGCCTGACGGACAAAATGTTAGCGATGGTATTACCGGTCGGCATGTTCGTCGCCAGCGGTTTTGAGCACAGCATCGCCAATATGTTCATGATCCCGATGGGCATCGTAGTACGTGATTTCGCTTCTCCTGAATTTTGGCATCTTACCGGTGCCAGCGCCGCACAATTTCCCGCTTTGACGGTCAGCAATTTTATTACCGCTAACCTGATTCCGGTGACGATTGGCAACATTATCGGCGGTGGGTTATTGGTAGGATTAACGTATTGGGTTATTTACCTGCGCGGTAGTGATGAAGTTAAACACTAA